In one window of Echeneis naucrates chromosome 17, fEcheNa1.1, whole genome shotgun sequence DNA:
- the atpsckmt gene encoding protein N-lysine methyltransferase FAM173B yields the protein MSEQKLFLDSARSDVPETGTGTRSRLGLIVTGLVGVSVVALYAVAAPFVAPALRKICLPFVPATTAQVDNVFAVLRARTGTLVDIGSGDGRIVIAAAKHGFQASGFELNPWLVWYSRYKAWREGVRCSTSFHISDLWKVSFAQYSNIVIFGVPQMMDQLELKLAKELPSTAKVVACRFPFPTWVPEHTAGEGIDTVWVYDAKAFKSQL from the exons ATGTCAGAACAAAAGCTTTTCTTGGACTCGGCTCGGAGCGATGTCCCTgagaccgggaccgggaccaggagCCGGCTGGGTCTGATTGTCACGGGGCTGGTGGGGGTGTCTGTAGTCGCCCTTTATGCGGTTGCGGCTCCGTTTGTTGCCCCTGCCCTGAGGAAAATCTGCCTACCGTTTGTCCCGGCGACCACAGCCCAGGTGGACAATGTCTTTGCCGTGCTGCGGGCCAGGACGGGGACTCTGGTGGACATTGGGAGTGGAGATGGGAGGATA GTGATAGCAGCAGCCAAGCATGGGTTTCAGGCTTCAGGCTTTGAGCTCAATCCCTGGCTGGTGTGGTATTCTCGCTACAAGGCCTGGAGAGAGGGAGTCCGCTGCTCCACCTCCTTCCACATCTCTGACTTGTGGAAG GTCAGCTTTGCACAATACTCCAATATTGTCATTTTTGGAGTCCCTCAAATG aTGGACCAGCTGGAGCTGAAACTGGCAAAGGAGTTGCCAAGTACAGCCAAGGTGGTGGCCTGTCGCTTCCCCTTCCCCACCTGGGTCCCTGAACACACTGCTGGGGAAGGCATCGACACTGTATGGGTGTACGATGCCAAGGCATTTAAATCACAGCTGTAA
- the LOC115057402 gene encoding E3 ubiquitin-protein ligase MARCH6-like isoform X1, whose protein sequence is MDTAEEDICRVCRSEGTLDKPLYHPCVCTGSIKFIHQECLLQWLKHSRKEYCELCKHRFAFTPIYSPDMPSRLPVQDIFAGLVTSIGTAIRYWFHYTLVAFAWLGVVPLTACRIYKCLFTGSVSSLLTLPLDMLSTQNLLADCLQGCFVVMCTLCAFISLVWLREQIVHGGAPQWLEQNHPPLVPNQPNGPAPANEVPGDNAANGRNAADAAAAQQPDDPDADGLAPANAREPGNRGDEAEVDDDDDEDEDGEEDEDEEDVEGREEDAADANNGGQEDLNWNALEWDRAAEELTWERMLGLDGSLVFLEHVFWVVSLNTLFILVFAFCPYHIGHFSVVGLGFEDYIKASHFDGLITTILGYILLAGALMVCHALASFVKFQRSRRLLGVCYIVVKVSLLVVMEIGLFPLICGCWLDICSLEMFDATLKDREQSFDSAPGTTMFLHWLVGMVYVFYFASFILLLREVLRPGVLWFLRNLNDPDFNPVQEMIHLPIYRHLRRFILSVVVFGSIVLLMLWLPIRIIKLLYPTFLPYNVMLYSDAPVSELSLELLLLQVVLPALLEQGHTRQWLKRLVHAWTFTAGYMLDLHSYLLGEHEDDENQPNNNPPGRHNNNRIPGLGEGLHAAHQAILQQGGPVGFQPYHRPVNFPLKIILLIAFMCVTLLLASLICLTLPVCVGRWLMSFWMGSAMVHELYTAASGLYICWLFIRAATVLLSWMPQGRNVIMLKVHEWTLMILKTIVVAVLLAGMIPLLLGLLFELVIVAPLRVPLDQTPLFYPWQDWALGVLHAKIIAAITLMGPQWWLKTVIEQVYANGIRNIDLYFILRRLAAPVICILLLSLCVPYTISKGVTPLIGVQPDMQTLVERRIYPFLLMVVILLAILSFQIRQFKRLYEHIKNDKYLVGQRLVNYERKTGRSTSSSFYSTSS, encoded by the exons ATGGACACCGCAGAGGAAG ACATCTGCAGGGTCTGTCGGTCGGAAGGGACGCTGGACAAGCCGCTCTACCACCCCTGTGTCTGCACAGGCAGCATCAAATTTATCCATCAAGAATG CCTACTGCAGTGGttgaaacacagcagaaaagaaTACTGTGAATTATGCAAACACAGGTTTGCATTTACACCAA tcTACTCTCCAGACATGCCGTCTCGCTTGCCTGTTCAGGATATCTTTGCAGGGCTGGTCACCAGTATTGGAACAGCCATTAGATACTGGTTCCACTATACATTGGTGGCCTTTGCCTGGCTTGGCGTGGTGCCTCTCACAGCAT GCCGTATctacaaatgtttatttactgGCTCTGTGAGCTCTCTCCTTACCCTGCCGTTAGATATGCTTTCAAC ACAAAACCTGCTTGCAGACTGTCTTCAGGGTTGCTTTGTGGTCATGTGTACGCTATGTGCGTTCATCAGCCTGGTGTGGCTCCGGGAGCAGATTGTCCATGGTGGTGCCCCTCAGTGGTTAGAGCAGAATCATCCCCCTTTGGTTCCCAACCAACCCAACGGCCCTGCACCAGCCAATGAG GTGCCAGGAGATAACGCTGCCAATGGTAGGAAtgctgcagatgctgcagcagcCCAGCAGCCTGATGACCCTGATGCAGATGGCCTTGCTCCTGCCAATGCACGTGAACCTGGCAACCGAGGGGATGAGGCCGAAGTtgatgacgacgacgatgaggatgaggatggggaggaagatgaggatgaggaggatgtgGAAGGCAGGGAAGAAGATGCTGCTGATGCCAATAATGGAGGACAGG AAGATTTGAACTGGAATGCCCTGGAGTGGGACCGCGCAGCAGAGGAACTGACCTGGGAAAGG ATGTTGGGGCTGGATGGGTCCCTAGTTTTTTTG GAACATGTCTTCTGGGTGGTGTCTCTCAACACACTCTTCATCCTTGTCTTTG CGTTTTGTCCATATCATATTGGTCATTTCTCAGTGGTTGGACTGGGCTTTGAAGACTAT ATCAAAGCTTCACACTTTGATGGCCTCATCACCACCATACTGGGGTACATTCTCCTGGCTGGAGCACTTATGGTCTGCCAT GCATTGGCATCATTTGTCAAGTTCCAGCGGTCCAGGCGGCTCCTGGGTGTCTGCTACATTGTTGTCAAG GTATCCTTgctggttgtcatggagatAGGTCTGTTCCCACTCATTTGTGGTTGCTGGCTTGACATTTGCTCACTG GAGATGTTTGATGCCACTCTGAAAGACAGGGAGCAGAGCTTTGACTCCGCCCCCGGTACCACTATGTTCCTCCACTGGCTGGTCGGCATGGTTTACGTCTTTTACTTTGCCTCTTTTATCCTCCTGCTCAGAGAG GTGCTTCGGCCAGGGGTTCTGTGGTTCCTGAGGAACCTGAATGATCCAGACTTCAACCCAGTCCAAGAGATGATCCATCTGCCCATCTACAGACATCTTCGGAGGTTTATACTCTCTGTG gtGGTGTTTGGTTCCATAGTTTTGCTCATGCTTTGGCTTCCAATCAGAATAATTAAATTGCTCTACCCAACCTTCCTCCCCTACAACGTCATGCTTTACAG TGATGCTCCTGTTAGTGAGCTTTCCTTGGAGCTGCTGTTGCTTCAGGTTGTTCTGCCAGCGTTGTTGGAGCAGGGTCACACTCGCCAGTGGCTCAAACGGCTTGTCCACGCCTGGACATTCACAGCGGGATACATGCT TGACCTTCACTCATACCTGCTTGGGGAgcatgaagatgatgaaaaccaaccaaacaacAATCCTCCTGGTCGCCATAACAATAATCGGATTCCCGGCCTTGGGGAGGGGCTTCATGCTGCCCATCAAGCTATTCTGCAGCAGGGCGGCCCAGTGGGTTTCCAGCCATACCACCGGCCTGTCAACTTTCCGCTCAAG atCATTCTGTTGATTGCCTTCATGTGTGTGACGTTGTTACTGGCCAGTCTTATCTGCTTGACACTACCAG TGTGTGTGGGTCGCTGGCTGATGTCTTTCTGGATGGGCAGTGCCATGGTTCATGAGCTGTACACAGCAGCTAGTGGTCTATACATCTGCTGGCTTTTCATTCGAGCTGCCACAGTGCTGCTGTCCTGGATGCCACAGGGTCGGAATGTCATCATGCTCAAAGTGCATGAGTGGACGCTCATG ATCCTAAAGACCATTGTGGTGGCCGTCCTGTTAGCGGGGATGATCCCTCTACTGTTGGGTCTGCTGTTTGAGCTGGTCATCGTTGCTCCTCTCAGAGTCCCACTGGACCAGACACCGCTGTTTTATCCTTGGCAG GACTGGGCACTTGGCGTGCTCCATGCTAAGATTATTGCAGCCATCACACTGATGGGGCCTCAGTGGTGGCTCAAAACCGTCATTGAGCAG GTCTATGCTAATGGAATTCGAAACATCGACCTTTATTTCATCTTGCGAAGACTGGCTGCACCTGTCATCTgcatcctgctgctgtctctctgcGTGCCCTATACCATCTCTAAAGGTGTTACACCACTTATTG GTGTCCAGCCAGATATGCAGACACTGGTGGAGAGGAGGATCTATCCGTTCCTGCTGATGGTGGTCATACTGTTGGCCATTCTGTCCTTCCAGATACGACAGTTCAAACGCTTATACGAACACATCAAAAATGACAA ATACTTAGTTGGACAGAGACTTGTGAATTATGAACGCAAGACAGGCAGGAGCACGTCCTCGTCCTTCTACAGCACCTCCTCCTAG
- the LOC115057402 gene encoding E3 ubiquitin-protein ligase MARCH6-like isoform X2, with protein MDTAEEADICRVCRSEGTLDKPLYHPCVCTGSIKFIHQECLLQWLKHSRKEYCELCKHRFAFTPIYSPDMPSRLPVQDIFAGLVTSIGTAIRYWFHYTLVAFAWLGVVPLTACRIYKCLFTGSVSSLLTLPLDMLSTQNLLADCLQGCFVVMCTLCAFISLVWLREQIVHGGAPQWLEQNHPPLVPNQPNGPAPANEVPGDNAANGRNAADAAAAQQPDDPDADGLAPANAREPGNRGDEAEVDDDDDEDEDGEEDEDEEDVEGREEDAADANNGGQEDLNWNALEWDRAAEELTWERMLGLDGSLVFLEHVFWVVSLNTLFILVFAFCPYHIGHFSVVGLGFEDYIKASHFDGLITTILGYILLAGALMVCHALASFVKFQRSRRLLGVCYIVVKVSLLVVMEIGLFPLICGCWLDICSLEMFDATLKDREQSFDSAPGTTMFLHWLVGMVYVFYFASFILLLREVLRPGVLWFLRNLNDPDFNPVQEMIHLPIYRHLRRFILSVVVFGSIVLLMLWLPIRIIKLLYPTFLPYNVMLYSDAPVSELSLELLLLQVVLPALLEQGHTRQWLKRLVHAWTFTAGYMLDLHSYLLGEHEDDENQPNNNPPGRHNNNRIPGLGEGLHAAHQAILQQGGPVGFQPYHRPVNFPLKIILLIAFMCVTLLLASLICLTLPVCVGRWLMSFWMGSAMVHELYTAASGLYICWLFIRAATVLLSWMPQGRNVIMLKVHEWTLMILKTIVVAVLLAGMIPLLLGLLFELVIVAPLRVPLDQTPLFYPWQDWALGVLHAKIIAAITLMGPQWWLKTVIEQVYANGIRNIDLYFILRRLAAPVICILLLSLCVPYTISKGVTPLIGVQPDMQTLVERRIYPFLLMVVILLAILSFQIRQFKRLYEHIKNDKYLVGQRLVNYERKTGRSTSSSFYSTSS; from the exons ATGGACACCGCAGAGGAAG CAGACATCTGCAGGGTCTGTCGGTCGGAAGGGACGCTGGACAAGCCGCTCTACCACCCCTGTGTCTGCACAGGCAGCATCAAATTTATCCATCAAGAATG CCTACTGCAGTGGttgaaacacagcagaaaagaaTACTGTGAATTATGCAAACACAGGTTTGCATTTACACCAA tcTACTCTCCAGACATGCCGTCTCGCTTGCCTGTTCAGGATATCTTTGCAGGGCTGGTCACCAGTATTGGAACAGCCATTAGATACTGGTTCCACTATACATTGGTGGCCTTTGCCTGGCTTGGCGTGGTGCCTCTCACAGCAT GCCGTATctacaaatgtttatttactgGCTCTGTGAGCTCTCTCCTTACCCTGCCGTTAGATATGCTTTCAAC ACAAAACCTGCTTGCAGACTGTCTTCAGGGTTGCTTTGTGGTCATGTGTACGCTATGTGCGTTCATCAGCCTGGTGTGGCTCCGGGAGCAGATTGTCCATGGTGGTGCCCCTCAGTGGTTAGAGCAGAATCATCCCCCTTTGGTTCCCAACCAACCCAACGGCCCTGCACCAGCCAATGAG GTGCCAGGAGATAACGCTGCCAATGGTAGGAAtgctgcagatgctgcagcagcCCAGCAGCCTGATGACCCTGATGCAGATGGCCTTGCTCCTGCCAATGCACGTGAACCTGGCAACCGAGGGGATGAGGCCGAAGTtgatgacgacgacgatgaggatgaggatggggaggaagatgaggatgaggaggatgtgGAAGGCAGGGAAGAAGATGCTGCTGATGCCAATAATGGAGGACAGG AAGATTTGAACTGGAATGCCCTGGAGTGGGACCGCGCAGCAGAGGAACTGACCTGGGAAAGG ATGTTGGGGCTGGATGGGTCCCTAGTTTTTTTG GAACATGTCTTCTGGGTGGTGTCTCTCAACACACTCTTCATCCTTGTCTTTG CGTTTTGTCCATATCATATTGGTCATTTCTCAGTGGTTGGACTGGGCTTTGAAGACTAT ATCAAAGCTTCACACTTTGATGGCCTCATCACCACCATACTGGGGTACATTCTCCTGGCTGGAGCACTTATGGTCTGCCAT GCATTGGCATCATTTGTCAAGTTCCAGCGGTCCAGGCGGCTCCTGGGTGTCTGCTACATTGTTGTCAAG GTATCCTTgctggttgtcatggagatAGGTCTGTTCCCACTCATTTGTGGTTGCTGGCTTGACATTTGCTCACTG GAGATGTTTGATGCCACTCTGAAAGACAGGGAGCAGAGCTTTGACTCCGCCCCCGGTACCACTATGTTCCTCCACTGGCTGGTCGGCATGGTTTACGTCTTTTACTTTGCCTCTTTTATCCTCCTGCTCAGAGAG GTGCTTCGGCCAGGGGTTCTGTGGTTCCTGAGGAACCTGAATGATCCAGACTTCAACCCAGTCCAAGAGATGATCCATCTGCCCATCTACAGACATCTTCGGAGGTTTATACTCTCTGTG gtGGTGTTTGGTTCCATAGTTTTGCTCATGCTTTGGCTTCCAATCAGAATAATTAAATTGCTCTACCCAACCTTCCTCCCCTACAACGTCATGCTTTACAG TGATGCTCCTGTTAGTGAGCTTTCCTTGGAGCTGCTGTTGCTTCAGGTTGTTCTGCCAGCGTTGTTGGAGCAGGGTCACACTCGCCAGTGGCTCAAACGGCTTGTCCACGCCTGGACATTCACAGCGGGATACATGCT TGACCTTCACTCATACCTGCTTGGGGAgcatgaagatgatgaaaaccaaccaaacaacAATCCTCCTGGTCGCCATAACAATAATCGGATTCCCGGCCTTGGGGAGGGGCTTCATGCTGCCCATCAAGCTATTCTGCAGCAGGGCGGCCCAGTGGGTTTCCAGCCATACCACCGGCCTGTCAACTTTCCGCTCAAG atCATTCTGTTGATTGCCTTCATGTGTGTGACGTTGTTACTGGCCAGTCTTATCTGCTTGACACTACCAG TGTGTGTGGGTCGCTGGCTGATGTCTTTCTGGATGGGCAGTGCCATGGTTCATGAGCTGTACACAGCAGCTAGTGGTCTATACATCTGCTGGCTTTTCATTCGAGCTGCCACAGTGCTGCTGTCCTGGATGCCACAGGGTCGGAATGTCATCATGCTCAAAGTGCATGAGTGGACGCTCATG ATCCTAAAGACCATTGTGGTGGCCGTCCTGTTAGCGGGGATGATCCCTCTACTGTTGGGTCTGCTGTTTGAGCTGGTCATCGTTGCTCCTCTCAGAGTCCCACTGGACCAGACACCGCTGTTTTATCCTTGGCAG GACTGGGCACTTGGCGTGCTCCATGCTAAGATTATTGCAGCCATCACACTGATGGGGCCTCAGTGGTGGCTCAAAACCGTCATTGAGCAG GTCTATGCTAATGGAATTCGAAACATCGACCTTTATTTCATCTTGCGAAGACTGGCTGCACCTGTCATCTgcatcctgctgctgtctctctgcGTGCCCTATACCATCTCTAAAGGTGTTACACCACTTATTG GTGTCCAGCCAGATATGCAGACACTGGTGGAGAGGAGGATCTATCCGTTCCTGCTGATGGTGGTCATACTGTTGGCCATTCTGTCCTTCCAGATACGACAGTTCAAACGCTTATACGAACACATCAAAAATGACAA ATACTTAGTTGGACAGAGACTTGTGAATTATGAACGCAAGACAGGCAGGAGCACGTCCTCGTCCTTCTACAGCACCTCCTCCTAG